The sequence CGCAACGGGATCCGGCCGAAGTCTGGGTAACCATTTATTAAATAAAGTCCCGGCAGGACTGCTTATTCAATTCAATCACCCAAAACTTGTCCCGAAGTAATCGGGGCCATGCAAATGTATGCAATGTAAGGCTCTGTTTCGCCGGCAGGCGTGGAAAAGTCGCCACGGCTTCACCAAAACTCTGTTAGTGATGAAACTAACATCAATCTTATTATTGGGCGTCTGTTTACAAGTCTCGGCCCATGTACATGCTCAAACGGTCAGCTTTTCGGGGAAGAACGTACCCCTGGAAAAAGTATTTGCCGCTGTTGAAAAACAAACAGGGTATGTGTTCTTCTTCGATGAGGCGATACTCAAAGATGCCCGGCCTGTTACCATCAGCGTAGAAAATGATCCGCTGCCGGTATTCCTGAACCGGGTGCTGGACGCGCAGCCGTTTAAGTTTTCTTTTCAGAACAAGACCATCATCATTTCACGCCGTGAGATCATGCCGGCCCGGACAGACACGATACCCCGAGTATCGGCTCCGCCCGTTTTAACGGGCTTCGTGATGGACATGGGTGGTTCGCCGCTGGCAGGAGCGTCTGTTACGATCAAAGCAACCGGTAAAAGCACCATTACCGATGGCAGGGGCGTATTCTCTATGCCAATGCCTGCCGCAAAAAGCAAGGTCATCTTCAGTTATGTAGGGTATAAAACCCGGGAGATAATACTGGCGGAAGATCAGCAGCAAGTAATCATCCAGTTGGCGGTAGCCGTCAATGTGCTGGATGAAGAAGTGGTGCAGGCGTATGGAAGCACAAGCCAGCGACTCTCGGTGGCTAATATTGTAAAAATATCCGGAGAGGAGATACAAAAACAGCCGGTCATGAATCCCCTGCAAGCCCTCAATGGAAGGCTGCCTGGCGTATCCATAACACCTGTCAACGGATACATCAGCGCCCCGGTGAAAGTGGAAGTAAGAGGCCGGAATACAATTAATCCGTTGCTGGTCGCTGATCCCCTGTATGTAATTGACGGGGTACCGCTGACCATTCTCGACATCAATGTTTCCTTTAGCCCCAGCAGCTATAAGAACGGGTCTACCGGTTTCTTCCAGGCAGGCCTGATATCTAATACCCAGGGACAAAGCCCGCTGTTCAGCATCAACCCGGCGGATATCGAGAGCATCTCCGTACTGAAGGATGCAGCCGCCACCGCCATTTATGGTTCACGAGGCGCCAATGGCGTGATCCTCATCACCACCAAAAGAACAAAGCCCGGGAAGACCAGGTTGAATATCAATGTGCAGCAGGCTATCAGCACAGCTCCCCGCCATTGGGACATGCTCAATACTTCAGAATACCTGCAAATGCGCCGGGAGGCCCTGAAAAATGACGGCCTGGCCCCCACCGTTGCCAATATACCCGAACTGGCCTGGGATACGACACGGTATACAGACTGGCAGAAGGAATTGTGGGGTGTAGCGAAGAGTACAGGGGTAAACATCGGTTTATCGGGTGGTGACCGTAATACCTCTTTTAACCTCGGAGCAGGCTACGACGAGAGCCAGGACATTACCACCATCAGTGGAAAAAACCAACGGGTCAGCATCTCTACCACCATCTCCCACCGTAGTCCTGACCAGAAATTAACGGTTGATCTCAAGGCCTTGTACGGCTATACCTATGTGAAGGCTATTAGCAATCCCAACGCGATCGAGCTTGCACCCAACGCGCCGTCTATTTTTAATGAAAAAGGCGACCTGAATTATGCAGAATGGAATGACGCCGGGTTAGGCAATGAATTTCCCTTTTCCTCCCTGCTTACTCCTTCCATCAACAGCGCCAATTTCATTAATGCGGGCTTGCGTATCAGTTACAACCTTTTCAAGGGATTCAACCTGAGTGTCAATGCCGGTTACAACAATACCCAATCCAACACGAACACGTTTAATCCCATGGCTGCCCAGAATCCTGCCGGCTTCCGTTCAGGGATTGCCAGTTTTGGCAACGCCAGTGGGAATAACTGGAACATCGATCCCCAGGTGAATTATACCTGTTATATCGGAAGTGGCAGGCTGGAGCTCCTGGCCGGCGGTTCCTATCAAAGTACAGCCTCCAGGGGAACTACGCTGGTGGGGCTCGGCTATACCAACGATATTTTGCTGCAATCCATTTCCAATGCTGCTTTTTTCAGTTCCGGGCAACAGGCCTCCCAGAAGAAATATGCCAGTATACGCGGACGGGTCAACTATAACTGGCTCAATAAATACATCCTGGAGCTCACCGGCAACCGCGATGGTTCTTCCCACTTTGGTCCCGGCAGGCAGTTTGGTAATTTCTGGTCGGCTGGCGCAGCGTGGATCGCTTCGGAGGAGGCATGGGCAAAACGACTGCTGCCTTCCTGGTGGAGCCTTTTCAAGCTCAATGCCAGTTATGGTGTAACGGGTGGCGATGGGGGCGGCGCTTACCAGTACCTTTCCCAATGGAGAGTGCCTGTAATATATGGTGCAGCGCCTAATTATAATGGCATTGTGCCTATGACGCCCTACAATGCCATGAACCAGGATTACCAATGGCAGGAGAACCGGAAAATCAATGCCGACCTTTCACTCGGATTCCTCGATGACAAGGTCATCCTCACTGTTTCCTGGTACCGTAACCGCTGTAACAACCAGTTGACAAGTATTCCTACGCCTGCTTATACCGGCTTCACCTCGGTAGTGGGCAATTCGCCCGCCAATGTAGAGAACACCGGATGGGAAGGCAGTATCAGTGCAAGACTGGTAGAAACGAAAGCTTTTTCCTGGACGTTCGGCTTTAATATCGGTATTAACCGGAATAAACTGCTGAGTTATCCCGACTTTGAATTCTCTCCCTATTACACGAGCCAAAAAATAGGCGCCTCCCTCAATACCATTTACCTGTTTCACTACCTCGGCATCAATCCGCAGACCGGTGCGCGCAGCTATGAAGATTACAACCATGATGGCGTGATCAGCCAGTCCCCGGGCGCACCGCCGGCTACAGGTATGGATGACAGGTATGTTCCGATGGACATTACCCCGAAATACATTGGTGGGTTCTCTCACCAGTTTTCCTATAAGCGCTTTATGCTAAGCTTGTCGGGTACTTTCAAAAAACAAATGGGGGCATTGCCTTATTCGGGCATCGCAGGAGCGAGGGGTAATATACCACAGGATGTTTTCAATAGCCACTGGCAACAGCCGGGCGATCAAACCATCTATCCAAGGTTCACCACCTTCTCCGTACTAAGCAACACCCGGTTTGGCCAATCAGATGGTGCTTACGTCGACGCCTCTTTCCTGCGGTTAACCTCCCTGGAATTTGCTTATTCATTACCCGAAAAAGTCTGTAAAAAACTACGCATGCAGGGGCTCAGTCTCTCGCTCAATATGAGCAATGCATTGACCATTACCGGTTATCCGGGTATTGACCCGGATGTTACATTCGGAAGCATGCCGACACCAAGAGTCATTGCAGGCAGGATATCCTTTAACTTTTAACGCTAATCTATATGCCCAGTCAGTCAAGAACGAACCTACTTATAGGCTTCAGCATGATCATTGGCCTGTGCCAGTTGTCGTGCAGGAAAATGGTCACCGTGCCGCAACCGATCAACAGCATTACGACCACCCAAATGTTTGAAAGCGATGACCAGGCAAAAACCGCCATGGCCGGCGTTTATACCCTGATGATCAACGGTGGGTTGAATTTCAGCAATGGCTACACCACCCTTCTTACAGGCATGTCGTCTGATGAACTATTCTATTATGGAGCGGGCGATGCGCACATCTTTTCCTTTACCCCCAACCGGTTATTGTACAACAATAGTTATACCAGCGATGTATGGACCAGTGCTTATAAGACCATTTACAATGCGAACGCAGTGATTGAAGGGATTGCAGCTTCAACTGCCTATACACTCACCGATCCGGTGCGGAAAAGGCTTACGGCCGAGGCGCAGTTTATAAGGGCGTTTTGTTATTTCTACCTCGCCAACCTGTATGGTGATGTGCCGCTGGTGCTCACGGTAGACTTCAATAAAACCCGCTACATGACCAGGACGCCGGTAAACCAGGTATATGAGCAAATTGTCAAGGACCTTACAGCAGCGCAGTCGGTATTGGAGCCGGAGCCTGCTGAGGAAAGGATCACCCCCGGTAAATGGAGCGCTACGGCGATGCTGGCAAGAGTATACCTCTATACCCGCGACTATGCCAAAGCCGCTGCACAGGCAACCGCCGTTATTGACAACGCTTCGTTGTTCAGCCTGGAAAGCAATCCGAATAACGCATTCCTGATCGCCAGCAAGGAAGCCATCTGGCAATTAAAGCAGGGCATCACGGACCCTACTTACCTGAATATGACCACGGAGGCCTATAATTTATGGCCCTCTCTCTGGCCGAATGGAATAGCGAGATATTGCCTTACAGAATCCCTGTTGAATGCCTTTGAGCCGGGCGACAGCCGCCGCAATGCCTGGCTAAACAGCTCTACCAATAATGGCGCCGGCCTTTATTATTATCCTTATAAATACAAGCTGGGGCGCCACAATGGTGCACAAAACGTAGCCTCCACGGAGTACTATATGGTGCTTCGCCTGGCGGAGATGTATTTGATCCGTGCTGAAGCTGCAGCAAATGGCGCCACCGGTGGCGCCGCTGCCGCGATTAGTGACCTGAATGTGATCCGTACACGGGCTGGACTGACGGCATTACCTGCTTCCTTAACCGACGAGCAGGTAATGGCCGCCATCGCCCAGGAAAGGCGGGTGGAATTGTTTGCTGAATGGGGGCACCGCTGGCTCGACCTGAAACGGACCGGCAAGGCGCATGACGTACTCTCTGCTATGCCTGCCAAGCAGCCCTGGGAAGGCGACTATCAATTACTCTATCCCATCCCGGATAAGGAGATACGGATCAACCCCCGGCTACAGCAAAACCCGGATTACTTGAATTAATAAAAAGGCTAGTGGTGAATGGCAAGTAGCGAGCGGGACGAGTAGGTCCACTAGCCACTAGCTATTCACTACTAGCCCTAAAAAAGCAAATCATCATTTATGAGAAATATACTTTTTAGATATTTGCCAGCATGGGTGCTCATAGGCACAGTGTTGTCCTGTTCCAAACAAACGGCCACGCCTACAGCATCCCTGACACTGATCAATGCCATACCAGGCAGCACACCTTCCCTGGTGACCAACTTCAGTGGCGCCTCCCCAATCACGTGGTATAAAAATGCGCTAAAGCTGGTATATGGTACGTCTACCAATACCAACCTGGCATTGGCCTACCAGGGCGAACAAAAGCTGGCCATCTACCGTTTCCCCGATACCACCGCCCACAGTACGCCCTTATTCAATCTTGACCTGCATTTGCAGCCGGGCAATATCTATAGCCTCTTCCTGACGGGCACACTCACGGAGCCGGATACCTTGTTTACTACCGATGTCATTCCCTACTATCCTTCTTCCGACAGCAGTGTAGGGATCAGGTTTGTCAATCTTTCACCTGGCAGCAGTCCTGTTAGTATCAACATCGCCGGTATGCCGGATGGTTCGGAAGTGGGCAGCCTGACCTATAAAGGCATCACCGGTTTCAAAAAGTATCCGGCTACTGCCGCCAGTGCCAGCAAATACCCGTTTGAGTTCCGGGATGCGGCCACCGGTACCCTGTTGGGGAGTTTTGATGTGACCGGAATAAACGGGCTTGCCAGCAACACACGGCGCTTCCGGAATTTCACCTTGGCCTTTATGGGGTTGCCTGCCGACGCCACCACCCGGAAAATAATACTGATCGAAGCTTTCTTCGCCAATTAAGTAACCTCTGATACAAATTCTTAATCATAAAACTTACAATGCCTACTATATTAAAGGTTGAGCGGCTCTCGCACAAATACAGTAGTAACTGGGCTATCCATGATATCAATTTTGAAATCGGTCAGCATGGCGCCGTAGGTCTCCTGGGATCAAACGGCGCCGGCAAGTCTACTACCATGAACATCATGTGTGGTGTATTGAACCAAACAGAAGGTCATGTATACATCCAGGGCGTGGACATCCGGAAAGAACCGGAGCTGGCCAAGCGGGAGATCGGCTTCCTGCCACAGAATCCGCCTTTATATACAGATCTTACCATTGACGAATACCTCACCTATTGTGCGGAATTACGGCTCATGGCAAAAGATAAGATCAAAGGAGCGGTAGAAGAAGCCAAAGAGCGTTGTGGTATTGCGCACTTCAGCACCCGGCTTATTCGTAACCTGTCGGGCGGTTACCGTCAGCGGGTAGGCATTGCACAGGCCATCATCCATAAACCCACACTGGTGGTGATGGACGAGCCGACCAATGGACTGGACCCTAACCAGTTGATAGAGGTGAGAAAACTCATCAAAGAGATCGCCCGGGACCATGTAGTGCTGATCTCTTCCCACATACTGTCGGAAATACACCTGGTTTGTAAAGACGTGATCATGATCGAGGCAGGAAGGATCGTATTCTCAGATTCCATGAACGCCTTCAACGACTATATACAACCGCATAGCTTGTTGATCCGGATGGAAAACCCGCCCACCGCAGCCGAACTGCTGACTGTGCCCGGTGTTACGAAAGTGGAATTCCTGACCGACCGGCAGGTGCGGGTTTACTTCAGCAGCGACGAAGAAATTTCAGAAAGGCTGGTGGCTGCCAGTGTGCAACACGGGTGGAGGCTCCGGGAGATTAGCCTGGACAAGGGCCTGCTCGATGACGTTTTCAAACAACTATCCAATCAACCGCATTAATAAATCTTATTTACCCAGATGAAGCTGACATTCAAAATTGCGAAGACAGAGCTTCGTAATCTCTTTTACTCTCCGGTAGCCTGGTTCCTGGCGATTGCCTTTATGGTGCAGTGTGGCTATTTCTATACCAATGCCTTATACGGTACTGCCAAATGGCAGGATCTCCTGCTCCGGAACAGGCCCGACTTCAAGGACTTTGGTCCTGTTTCCTTAACCAACAGGATCTTCCTGGACCGCGATGGCATCTTTACCATAGCCCTGCAGAATCTATTCTTATTTGTACCCTTGCTTACCATGGGGCTGATCAGCCGGGAGATCAACAATGGCACCATCAAGCTACTGTATTCCTCTCCCGTTAAAATACGCCAGATCGTATTGGGAAAATACCTGGCCATTATGCTGTACAACCTGCTCCTGTTGCTCATTGTCGGCACTTTTATGGTAGCAGGGGCTTTCAATATCCGGTCGGTGGATTATGGGCTTCTTTTATCGGCAGCAGTGGGTTTCTATTTGCTCGTATGCACTTATTCAGCCATCGGATTGTTCATGTCCAGCCTCACCACTTACCAGATCGTATCGGCCATCGGCAGCTTTATCCTCATTTTCGTCCTGAGCCGTATTGGTGGCCTGTGGCAGAAAATTGATTTTGTAAGAGACCTTACCTGGTTCCTCTCACTCTCGGGAAGAACGGGAAAAATGTTAGAGGGACTGCTCATCTCCAGGGATATCATCTACTTTGTGGTCATCGTGTATATGTTCCTGGCGTTTACATTACTCAAACTGGGAGGGGCGCGGGAATCCAAGCCCTGGTATGTGAAGGCGAGGGGGTATGCAGTTGTAATGGTAGTGGCATTAGGGATTGGTTATCTCAGCTCACGGCCTATGTTTACAGGCTATTGGGACCTGACTGCCACGCAGGACAATACCATCCATCCCAACACCCAGCAGATCATTAAAGAACTGGGCAAAGAGCCGATGGAAGTGACGCTCTATACCAACATGACCGGCAACGGAGTAGACAGAGGGTTACCGGAAAATCGCAATGCCTACTTATCGGGTTTGTGGGATCCCTATATTCGTTTTAAGCCAGATATAAAGTTTAACTACGTCTATTACTATGATTATGACAGCAGCATAGATGGTGGTGCGTTGCGTAAAAACTTCCCCCGCAAGAGCGTTAAGCAGATAGCGGAACAACTGGCGGATGTATATGATGTCAACCTTTCCCGGTTCCAAACGCCGCAGGCCATCCATAAAAAGATTGACCTGCTGCCGGAAAATTACCGGCTGGTCATGCAGTTAAAGTACAAAGGACAGACCACTTTCCTCCGCACTTATGACGACAATATATTCTGGCCGTTCGAACAACATGTGGCCGCATCGCTTAAACGGTTGTTACAGGCTAAAATGCCGAAGATACTTTTTGTGACCGGCGACCTGGAGCGCAGCGTTTACAAAAACGGCGAACGGGAATATAGTCTGCACACGATTGCCAAAGGCTTCCGTTTCTCCCTGATGAACCTGGGTTTTGATGCAGATTCGATCTCATTAAATACCAGCAACATTCCTCCGGATGTAACGGCGCTGGTGCTGGCCGATCCTAAAACAGCACTGAGCGATACCGCATTGGCGAAGATCAAACAGTATATTGATCAGGGCGGCAACATGCTGATACTGGGTGAGCCAGGCAAACAGCAGATGTTGAATCCCCTGTTGCAGCAACTGGGCGTTCAGTTGATGGATGGCATCCTGGTAGAGCCCTCCAAAGACGAGATGCCGCACATGGTGACGCCTTATATAACACCAGCCGGAAGTAACCTCGCAGATGAGCGGGAATTGCTGCAGCTAAGAAAGAGAGTCGACACTTTGAAGGTGCTTATGCCGGGCGCCACCGCCATCGCTTACGCTTCCCAGGGAGCTTTTACCATCAACCGTTTGTTGATGACCACCGGGAAAACCTGGCTAAAGGCAGGCAAACTGGTAACAGATTCCGTACCTCCTGTGTATAGCCCGGAAGAAGGCGATATCAAAGGAGCATTCCCCACCGCCATTGCATTGACCCGGCAGGTGAAGGACCGGCAACAGCGCATTATTGTTTGCAGCGATGCCGATCTCCTGAGCAATCTGCGGCAGGGTGGTGGTTTCCTGGGCAGGGCACTCTATAGCTGGCTGGATGAAGGAAAGTTTCCCATCTATACGCCCAAGCCCGATCCAAAAGATAACAAACTGAAGGTTACGTCGGCGGGCGTGAAAACACTGCAGACAGTATTTGTTTGGGTGCTCCCGGCCCTGATGCTACTATTGGGCGCTATACTCTTAATCAGGCGTAAAAGAAAATAAAACAGGATAACCATGGCGCTCCATACAGACGAGCAAACGATCAGCGATTTAGGCATATTTGGCAGGCGCAACAGCGGCGGCATCTTTGAGCTGTACAACCAAACACATACCCGCGGCGGAGAAACGATCCTGAAAGAGATGTTCCTGCGTCCTTTGGCAGATAGGGACGCCATCACCCAACGCAGCAGTATCATCGGCCACTTTGCCCGGTTGAACAAGCCCTTTCCTTTCCCCGCAGCCGTGATAGATACCGCGGAGAAGTACATAAAGGAGGCGGAGGAACAGGCGAAAAATGCCCGTCACCAGCACCCGCCCGGTGAGAAGGAAATACAACAGGGCGTGTTATCAGTGATAGAGTTGCTGCACCACAGCAGGGAGTTCATAGAAGCGCAGGCCGTTAAAGACATAGCTGCTTACGCAGCAGAGCGGGAAGCCATGGCATCGCTGCTGGCCCATCCGGCATTTGAACCTGCCCTCCGTGAAAAAGGAAAAGGCAAGCTGCCGTATACGGCCGTTGCCGCGTATGACAACCTCTTCAGGGTGCGCGAATACCCCAAAATAGAGCAATTGCTGAAGCATATCTATCATCTTGATGTATACCTGTCGGTGGCAAAAGTGGCTATTGAACGTAAATTCATTTTTCCCCAAACCCTGGAGAAAGGACAGTGTGTATTAAAACTGGAAGGTGTGTATCACCCGGAACTGAAAGAGCCCGTTAGCAACACTATGTTGATGAACCCCGGTCGGCATGTTATATTCCTGACCGGGGCCAACATGGCCGGTAAATCTACCTTCCTGCGTTCGGTGAGCACAGCGGTGTACCTGGCGCACATGGGCTTTCCCGTAGCGGCTGCCGCCATGGAGTTTTCGGTGATGGACGGCATTTATACCACCATCAACCTGCCCGATAACCTCGGTATTGGCGCGAGTCATTTTTATGCTGAAGTGTTACGGGTAAAAAAGGTAGCTACAGAGTTAAGTCAGGGCAAGTCATTATTTGTTGTATTTGATGAGCTATTCCGCGGCACCAATGTAAAAGATGCGCAGGAGGCTACGGTGGCCATCACCCATGCCTTCGCCCGGAAAAAGACCAGTATGTTCATCATCTCTTCCCACATCGTGGAGGCCGGGGAAGCACTGAAGCAACGAAATGACATTGGCTTCCTCTACCTGCCTACACGCATGAATGGTCACAAGCCTGAATACACCTATACGCTGGAGCAGGGTATCACCGATGACCGGCATGGCATGATCATCATCAGGAACGAAGGTATTCTCGATACGCTGAAAAATGGGCGCAAAGCCGGTTAATCACCAGCATTAAAAAAGTACAACAACCATGAGCTTTAGTATAGATGCGCAAACACTGGAAGAGCTGAACCTGTTGGGCAAATTCAGACAGGGATCGGTATACAGCCTGTTCAACCAGGTAAAAACGCGGGGCGGTGAGCAGTTACTCGACAGTATGTTCCGTACACCGCTGGACAATGCCGCTGCCATCAATGAGCGTAGCAGCACCTTGCAATTCTTTCAGCAGGCGCAGCTCGTTTTCCCTTTCGATGCACAGGAGATCAGCGCCATGCGGGAATACCTCGATGCAGGAACAGGCAACAATGTACTGGTTACTTTGTCTGGCACGGTGATTAAGAAAGTGCTGGCCGGCTTAACCCGCGATGAGCGGTACCGGAAAATGATACAGGGCCTGCAGGCAACCATCGTTACCCTGAGCAAATGTTATGCTTTGCTGGAAATGATCCAATTTCCTGCGGGTGCCTATAGGACCCGTATAGAGGCCGTCAGGAAATTATTGTCCGATAAGCAACTGGAGAAGTTGCGCAACATAGACATCTATACAGCGCTGCCGGTAAAAGACATCGCTTTTTACGAACACATACTGAAAGGAAAGCTCCAGGAGGATATGGAACGTATTTTATCCTTCATTTACGAACTGGATGTATATATCGCCGTGAGTGATGTGGCAGGTGCCCGGGGGTTCATGTACGCACAGGCATTCCCGCCGGAGAAAAATATCCTGCAGGCCAGGGGACTTTATCATCCCGGTATAAAAAACGCTGTGGGTAATGACCTGTCACTGCATCAACAGCGAAATGTGATGTTCTTAACAGGGGCCAATATGGCGGGTAAGTCTACCTGGATGAAATCGGTAGGTATCGCCCTCTACCTGGCGCATATGGGATTCCCGGTGGCGGCTGCAAGCATGGATTTTTCAGTCCGGGAAGGGCTGTACTCTTCTATCAACGTAGCGGATAACATCAGCCTCGGCTACAGTCATTTTTATGCAGAAGTGATAAGGGTAAAGCAGGCGGCAGAAGCTACCAGCAGTGGTAAAAGATTACTATTGATGTTCGACGAGTTATTCAAGGGCACCAACGTAAAAGATGCTTATGATGGTACGCTGGCGGTAACGGAGGCATTTGCCGAATACAGGGAATGTTTGTTCATCGTATCCACACATATTATTGAAGTAGGGGAGGTGTTGAAGGGCCATAGCAATATTCACTGCGTGTACATGCCTACAGTGATGGAAGGCGCGCATCCCCGTTATACCTACAAGCTGCAGGAGGGTATTACGGAAGACCGCCAGGGCATGATGATCATACGCAATGAGGGAATACTGGAGCTGATAGGGGAATAGAAGCTATCGTACTACCACATCCACCTTATCAATCCATATCGTTTTCCTGTCGGCAGTGGCGTTGAAATGATCCAGGATAAAAGCCTTATTATACTGCACTTTCCCTTTGAAAGCTTCTTTGCCATTCACCCGAACGATCACCGGGCGGGTGATATCAACCATATCAGGGGAAATGCGAATGCGTAGGCTTTTTACCTGTGATGTTTCCAGGCTAAAAATATTGTTGGCATACTGTGCTTTTACAGCGCCTGAGCGGCGGGGAAAACTAAAAGCATACGCCAGTGTATCCAGCGTGATCAGACTGTCCTTGTCATTATAATTTTTCCATTCGTGAATCGTGAAGTTCAAGGAATCGTGCCAGGGTGCACGATGGCCTGTCGTGTCCAGTCCGGTTATCTGCAACCAGTCGCAGGTGCCATAGCGTGTATCATCGCATTCCCAGTACAGTTCGGTAGCCAACGGATTGCGTTGCGTGGTGGTTACGCGGTGGAAGATGGTTTTATACGCCCCTTCGGAGGTATCAAATGCCGGGAACCAATGCGGGAAACCATTAAAGCGGTAGTCTTGGTAATCGGCGCCGATCCTGCGCATCAGGGCGCTGAGCGTATCATTGGCCGCAGGTGGAAAATAATAATCTTCATCGGTGGAAACATTCATGAACGAGCGGTTCAGGATATTCCGGATAAACGTACCACCGGTAAACACCTTGGGTTTGGTATTGAAACCAAAAAAGCCGGCAAAGGGTG comes from Paraflavitalea devenefica and encodes:
- a CDS encoding RagB/SusD family nutrient uptake outer membrane protein — translated: MPSQSRTNLLIGFSMIIGLCQLSCRKMVTVPQPINSITTTQMFESDDQAKTAMAGVYTLMINGGLNFSNGYTTLLTGMSSDELFYYGAGDAHIFSFTPNRLLYNNSYTSDVWTSAYKTIYNANAVIEGIAASTAYTLTDPVRKRLTAEAQFIRAFCYFYLANLYGDVPLVLTVDFNKTRYMTRTPVNQVYEQIVKDLTAAQSVLEPEPAEERITPGKWSATAMLARVYLYTRDYAKAAAQATAVIDNASLFSLESNPNNAFLIASKEAIWQLKQGITDPTYLNMTTEAYNLWPSLWPNGIARYCLTESLLNAFEPGDSRRNAWLNSSTNNGAGLYYYPYKYKLGRHNGAQNVASTEYYMVLRLAEMYLIRAEAAANGATGGAAAAISDLNVIRTRAGLTALPASLTDEQVMAAIAQERRVELFAEWGHRWLDLKRTGKAHDVLSAMPAKQPWEGDYQLLYPIPDKEIRINPRLQQNPDYLN
- a CDS encoding ABC transporter ATP-binding protein: MPTILKVERLSHKYSSNWAIHDINFEIGQHGAVGLLGSNGAGKSTTMNIMCGVLNQTEGHVYIQGVDIRKEPELAKREIGFLPQNPPLYTDLTIDEYLTYCAELRLMAKDKIKGAVEEAKERCGIAHFSTRLIRNLSGGYRQRVGIAQAIIHKPTLVVMDEPTNGLDPNQLIEVRKLIKEIARDHVVLISSHILSEIHLVCKDVIMIEAGRIVFSDSMNAFNDYIQPHSLLIRMENPPTAAELLTVPGVTKVEFLTDRQVRVYFSSDEEISERLVAASVQHGWRLREISLDKGLLDDVFKQLSNQPH
- a CDS encoding DUF4397 domain-containing protein, which gives rise to MRNILFRYLPAWVLIGTVLSCSKQTATPTASLTLINAIPGSTPSLVTNFSGASPITWYKNALKLVYGTSTNTNLALAYQGEQKLAIYRFPDTTAHSTPLFNLDLHLQPGNIYSLFLTGTLTEPDTLFTTDVIPYYPSSDSSVGIRFVNLSPGSSPVSINIAGMPDGSEVGSLTYKGITGFKKYPATAASASKYPFEFRDAATGTLLGSFDVTGINGLASNTRRFRNFTLAFMGLPADATTRKIILIEAFFAN
- a CDS encoding Gldg family protein, translating into MKLTFKIAKTELRNLFYSPVAWFLAIAFMVQCGYFYTNALYGTAKWQDLLLRNRPDFKDFGPVSLTNRIFLDRDGIFTIALQNLFLFVPLLTMGLISREINNGTIKLLYSSPVKIRQIVLGKYLAIMLYNLLLLLIVGTFMVAGAFNIRSVDYGLLLSAAVGFYLLVCTYSAIGLFMSSLTTYQIVSAIGSFILIFVLSRIGGLWQKIDFVRDLTWFLSLSGRTGKMLEGLLISRDIIYFVVIVYMFLAFTLLKLGGARESKPWYVKARGYAVVMVVALGIGYLSSRPMFTGYWDLTATQDNTIHPNTQQIIKELGKEPMEVTLYTNMTGNGVDRGLPENRNAYLSGLWDPYIRFKPDIKFNYVYYYDYDSSIDGGALRKNFPRKSVKQIAEQLADVYDVNLSRFQTPQAIHKKIDLLPENYRLVMQLKYKGQTTFLRTYDDNIFWPFEQHVAASLKRLLQAKMPKILFVTGDLERSVYKNGEREYSLHTIAKGFRFSLMNLGFDADSISLNTSNIPPDVTALVLADPKTALSDTALAKIKQYIDQGGNMLILGEPGKQQMLNPLLQQLGVQLMDGILVEPSKDEMPHMVTPYITPAGSNLADERELLQLRKRVDTLKVLMPGATAIAYASQGAFTINRLLMTTGKTWLKAGKLVTDSVPPVYSPEEGDIKGAFPTAIALTRQVKDRQQRIIVCSDADLLSNLRQGGGFLGRALYSWLDEGKFPIYTPKPDPKDNKLKVTSAGVKTLQTVFVWVLPALMLLLGAILLIRRKRK
- a CDS encoding SusC/RagA family TonB-linked outer membrane protein, with amino-acid sequence MKLTSILLLGVCLQVSAHVHAQTVSFSGKNVPLEKVFAAVEKQTGYVFFFDEAILKDARPVTISVENDPLPVFLNRVLDAQPFKFSFQNKTIIISRREIMPARTDTIPRVSAPPVLTGFVMDMGGSPLAGASVTIKATGKSTITDGRGVFSMPMPAAKSKVIFSYVGYKTREIILAEDQQQVIIQLAVAVNVLDEEVVQAYGSTSQRLSVANIVKISGEEIQKQPVMNPLQALNGRLPGVSITPVNGYISAPVKVEVRGRNTINPLLVADPLYVIDGVPLTILDINVSFSPSSYKNGSTGFFQAGLISNTQGQSPLFSINPADIESISVLKDAAATAIYGSRGANGVILITTKRTKPGKTRLNINVQQAISTAPRHWDMLNTSEYLQMRREALKNDGLAPTVANIPELAWDTTRYTDWQKELWGVAKSTGVNIGLSGGDRNTSFNLGAGYDESQDITTISGKNQRVSISTTISHRSPDQKLTVDLKALYGYTYVKAISNPNAIELAPNAPSIFNEKGDLNYAEWNDAGLGNEFPFSSLLTPSINSANFINAGLRISYNLFKGFNLSVNAGYNNTQSNTNTFNPMAAQNPAGFRSGIASFGNASGNNWNIDPQVNYTCYIGSGRLELLAGGSYQSTASRGTTLVGLGYTNDILLQSISNAAFFSSGQQASQKKYASIRGRVNYNWLNKYILELTGNRDGSSHFGPGRQFGNFWSAGAAWIASEEAWAKRLLPSWWSLFKLNASYGVTGGDGGGAYQYLSQWRVPVIYGAAPNYNGIVPMTPYNAMNQDYQWQENRKINADLSLGFLDDKVILTVSWYRNRCNNQLTSIPTPAYTGFTSVVGNSPANVENTGWEGSISARLVETKAFSWTFGFNIGINRNKLLSYPDFEFSPYYTSQKIGASLNTIYLFHYLGINPQTGARSYEDYNHDGVISQSPGAPPATGMDDRYVPMDITPKYIGGFSHQFSYKRFMLSLSGTFKKQMGALPYSGIAGARGNIPQDVFNSHWQQPGDQTIYPRFTTFSVLSNTRFGQSDGAYVDASFLRLTSLEFAYSLPEKVCKKLRMQGLSLSLNMSNALTITGYPGIDPDVTFGSMPTPRVIAGRISFNF